A genomic window from Serratia liquefaciens includes:
- the panF gene encoding sodium/pantothenate symporter: MQTEVILPLVAYLLLVFGLSVYAYSRRQSGNFLSEYFLGNRSMGGFVLAMTLTATYISASSFIGGPGAAYKYGLGWVLLAMIQLPAVWLSLGVLGKKFAILARRYNAITLNDMLYGRYQSRLLVWLASLSLLVAFLGAMTVQFIGGARLLETAAGIPYDTGLLIFGISIALYTAFGGFRASVLNDAMQGLVMLIGTVLLLVAVIHAAGGLHSAVDKLQQIDPALVSPQGGEQILSLPFMASFWILVCFGVIGLPHTAVRCISYKDSKAVHRGIILGTMVVAVLMFGMHLAGALGRAVLPDLKIPDQVIPTLMITVLPPYAAGIFLAAPMAAIMSTINAQLLQSSATIIKDLYLGVRPQQMQNERLIKRFSSLTTLILGLLVLLAAWRPPEMIIWLNLLAFGGLEAVFLWPLVLGLYWERANAQGALSSMVTGAVCYTLLASFNLQLAGLHPIVPSLLLSLLAFYIGNVVGEKRRVASSLAS, from the coding sequence ATGCAAACTGAAGTCATTCTGCCGCTGGTCGCCTATCTGTTGCTGGTGTTCGGGCTGTCGGTTTACGCCTATAGCCGACGCCAGAGCGGCAACTTCCTCAGCGAATATTTCCTGGGCAACCGCTCGATGGGCGGCTTCGTGCTGGCCATGACCCTGACCGCCACCTATATCAGTGCCAGTTCGTTTATCGGGGGACCCGGCGCCGCCTACAAATACGGCCTTGGCTGGGTGCTATTGGCGATGATCCAACTGCCGGCGGTTTGGCTTTCGCTCGGCGTGCTGGGCAAGAAGTTTGCCATTCTGGCGCGCCGCTACAACGCCATTACCCTCAACGACATGCTGTACGGCCGCTATCAAAGCCGCCTGTTGGTCTGGCTGGCCAGCCTCAGCCTGTTGGTGGCGTTCTTGGGAGCCATGACGGTGCAGTTTATCGGTGGCGCGCGCCTGCTGGAAACCGCCGCCGGCATTCCTTACGACACCGGTTTGCTGATCTTCGGCATCAGCATCGCGCTGTATACCGCCTTTGGCGGCTTCCGCGCCAGCGTGCTCAATGACGCCATGCAGGGGCTGGTGATGCTGATCGGCACCGTGTTACTGCTGGTTGCGGTGATCCACGCCGCCGGCGGCCTGCACAGCGCCGTAGACAAGCTGCAACAGATTGATCCCGCACTGGTATCGCCGCAGGGCGGTGAACAGATCCTCAGCCTGCCGTTTATGGCATCGTTCTGGATCCTGGTCTGCTTTGGCGTGATTGGCCTGCCGCACACGGCGGTGCGCTGCATTTCCTACAAGGACAGCAAGGCGGTGCATCGCGGTATCATCCTTGGCACCATGGTCGTAGCGGTGCTGATGTTCGGCATGCATCTGGCCGGCGCTCTGGGCCGCGCGGTGTTGCCGGATCTGAAGATCCCCGATCAGGTGATCCCGACGCTGATGATCACCGTGCTGCCGCCTTATGCCGCCGGTATCTTCCTGGCGGCGCCGATGGCGGCAATCATGTCGACCATCAACGCACAATTGCTGCAATCTTCTGCCACTATTATTAAAGATCTCTATCTGGGCGTACGCCCGCAGCAGATGCAGAACGAACGCTTGATCAAACGCTTCTCCAGCCTGACCACGCTGATCCTGGGCTTGCTGGTGCTGTTGGCGGCCTGGCGTCCACCGGAAATGATCATCTGGCTGAACCTGCTGGCATTCGGCGGCCTGGAAGCGGTATTCCTCTGGCCACTGGTGCTGGGTCTGTACTGGGAACGCGCCAACGCGCAGGGAGCACTTAGCTCCATGGTGACGGGTGCGGTATGCTATACGCTATTGGCCAGTTTCAATCTGCAGCTGGCAGGGTTGCACCCTATCGTTCCTTCGCTGCTGCTTAGCCTGCTGGCGTTTTATATCGGTAACGTCGTCGGCGAAAAGCGCCGGGTGGCGTCATCATTAGCTTCTTAA
- the prmA gene encoding 50S ribosomal protein L11 methyltransferase, whose amino-acid sequence MPWIQLKLNTTGSQAEDLSDALVESGAVSVTFQDTHDNPVFEPLPGETLLWGDTDVIGLYDAETDMAEVVAMLEQHPLLGAGFRHKIEQLEDKDWEREWMDNFHPMRFGERLWICPSWRDVPDPNAVNVMLDPGLAFGTGTHPTTALCLQWLDGLDLAGKTIIDFGCGSGILAIAALKLGAARAIGIDIDPQAIQASRDNAQRNGVSERLELYLPKDQPADLLADVVVANILAGPLRELAPLIGCLPKSGGYLGLSGVLATQAASVAQAYEDKFTLDPVAEREEWCRITGQRK is encoded by the coding sequence ATGCCTTGGATCCAACTAAAACTGAACACCACCGGCAGCCAGGCGGAAGACCTGAGCGACGCGCTGGTTGAAAGCGGCGCAGTATCGGTCACCTTTCAGGACACCCACGACAACCCGGTGTTCGAACCGCTGCCGGGCGAAACCCTGCTGTGGGGCGATACCGATGTGATCGGGCTGTACGATGCAGAAACCGACATGGCCGAGGTGGTCGCGATGCTGGAACAGCACCCGCTGCTGGGCGCCGGCTTCCGCCATAAGATCGAACAGCTGGAAGACAAGGACTGGGAGCGCGAGTGGATGGACAACTTCCACCCGATGCGCTTCGGCGAACGTCTGTGGATCTGCCCAAGCTGGCGCGACGTGCCCGATCCGAACGCGGTCAACGTGATGCTCGACCCAGGCCTGGCGTTTGGTACCGGCACTCACCCGACCACCGCGCTGTGCCTGCAGTGGCTGGACGGGCTGGATCTGGCGGGTAAAACCATTATCGACTTCGGCTGCGGGTCCGGCATTCTGGCAATTGCCGCGCTGAAGCTCGGTGCAGCGCGCGCTATCGGCATCGATATCGATCCCCAGGCCATTCAGGCCAGTCGCGACAACGCGCAGCGTAACGGCGTTTCAGAGCGTCTGGAGCTGTATCTGCCGAAAGACCAGCCAGCCGATCTGCTGGCCGACGTAGTCGTCGCCAACATCCTGGCCGGCCCGTTGCGTGAGCTGGCTCCCTTGATCGGCTGTCTGCCTAAGTCCGGCGGTTATCTGGGCCTGTCCGGCGTGTTGGCCACCCAGGCGGCAAGCGTGGCGCAAGCCTATGAAGATAAATTCACGCTGGATCCGGTCGCAGAGCGTGAAGAGTGGTGCCGCATCACCGGTCAGCGCAAGTAA
- the dusB gene encoding tRNA dihydrouridine synthase DusB, with translation MRIGHHQLTNCLIAAPMAGITDRPFRTLCHAMGAGMAVSEMLSSNPEVWRTDKSRLRMVHSDEPGIRSVQIAGCDPDDMAAAARINVASGAQIIDINMGCPAKKVNRKLAGSALLQYPDLVKQILHAVVNAVDVPVTLKIRTGWAPEHRNCVEIAHLAEDCGIQALTIHGRTRACLFNGNAEYDSIRAVKQNVSIPIIANGDITDPHKARAVLDYTGADALMIGRAAQGRPWIFREIQHYLDTGELLPPLPLGEVKRLLIGHIRELHGFYGQGKGFRIARKHVSWYLQEHAPNDQFRRTFNAIEDASEQLEALEAYFENLA, from the coding sequence ATGCGCATTGGACACCACCAGCTTACAAATTGCCTGATTGCGGCCCCGATGGCCGGCATTACAGATCGCCCATTTAGAACCCTATGTCATGCAATGGGTGCTGGGATGGCTGTATCCGAAATGCTCTCCTCCAATCCGGAGGTGTGGCGGACGGATAAGTCGCGTCTGCGTATGGTCCATAGCGATGAACCAGGGATCCGCTCCGTGCAGATTGCCGGATGCGATCCGGATGATATGGCCGCCGCAGCGCGTATTAACGTGGCTAGTGGCGCACAGATCATCGATATCAATATGGGTTGCCCGGCCAAGAAAGTGAACCGGAAGCTTGCAGGGTCTGCATTACTGCAGTACCCGGATCTGGTTAAACAGATCCTCCACGCGGTGGTTAACGCCGTGGATGTGCCGGTAACGCTTAAGATCCGCACCGGCTGGGCGCCAGAACACCGTAACTGTGTAGAGATTGCCCATCTGGCCGAAGACTGTGGTATACAGGCCCTGACTATTCATGGCCGAACCCGTGCCTGCCTGTTCAACGGCAACGCGGAGTACGACAGCATTCGGGCAGTTAAGCAGAATGTTTCCATTCCGATTATCGCGAATGGCGACATTACTGACCCGCATAAAGCCAGAGCAGTGCTCGACTACACCGGGGCTGATGCCCTGATGATAGGCCGCGCTGCTCAGGGGAGACCCTGGATCTTCCGGGAAATCCAGCATTATCTGGACACTGGGGAACTGCTGCCCCCTCTGCCACTTGGCGAGGTTAAGCGTTTGTTGATAGGGCATATTCGGGAATTGCACGGCTTTTACGGCCAAGGCAAGGGATTCCGGATTGCTCGTAAGCACGTCTCCTGGTATCTCCAGGAGCACGCCCCGAATGACCAGTTTCGGCGCACATTCAACGCCATAGAGGATGCCAGCGAACAGCTGGAGGCGTTGGAGGCATATTTCGAAAATCTTGCGTAA
- the fis gene encoding DNA-binding transcriptional regulator Fis: MFEQRVNSDVLTVSTVNSQDQVTQKPLRDSVKQALKNYFAQLNGQDVNDLYELVLAEVEQPLLDMVMQYTRGNQTRAALMMGINRGTLRKKLKKYGMN; encoded by the coding sequence ATGTTCGAACAACGCGTAAATTCTGACGTACTGACCGTTTCAACCGTGAACTCACAGGATCAAGTGACTCAAAAGCCTCTGCGTGACTCGGTTAAACAAGCACTGAAGAACTATTTTGCTCAACTGAATGGTCAAGACGTTAACGATCTGTATGAGCTGGTATTGGCTGAAGTTGAACAGCCACTGTTGGACATGGTGATGCAATACACCCGTGGCAACCAGACCCGTGCAGCCCTGATGATGGGCATCAACCGCGGTACGCTGCGTAAGAAATTGAAAAAATACGGCATGAACTGA
- a CDS encoding APC family permease, whose protein sequence is MSTQTTTSGKMKFGTIVLFGINCLLGAGIFITPGKAYSELGMNLFPVLVICAVLALIMALAFAEMAGIFTKTGGVYVYVSATFGPFLGFNIGFMRFLAACVALAVQVAALPGIITTALGIHLAPANSAMISIAFACVLCGINLISVKVMSVFTRVSSWLVLAALISCILVSFSHFDLANFTDVPGLVPQSTGVEVPAFGHLTSAEFSGGFLLLFYAMVGFENIGVASQDMENPTRDIPRAIILVLLSVTALYFLLFASIIGSMGGEHLASSDNSVADSVGMVLGNGARAVMSLGSVVALFGIGLAMCFAGPRNLVPLAEDGFLPESAGANNKRGVPAKSIIAMLVVTIIFIVLANAMSKESFVLLVEVATVCRLLQYLAVIVGIFVVRKKKMQGTYRMPWFKVLVPICVLVCLYLGSCTPPTVLFITLGLIVISLLVYFLYALPHAKRGDDGHHHGHHHAA, encoded by the coding sequence ATGAGCACTCAAACAACGACCTCGGGCAAAATGAAGTTCGGGACGATAGTCCTGTTCGGCATTAACTGCCTGCTGGGGGCAGGGATCTTCATCACCCCCGGCAAAGCTTATTCTGAACTGGGTATGAACCTGTTTCCGGTACTGGTGATCTGCGCCGTTCTTGCGCTGATCATGGCATTGGCTTTTGCTGAAATGGCCGGTATTTTTACTAAAACCGGGGGGGTTTACGTTTACGTTAGCGCCACTTTTGGTCCTTTCCTGGGGTTTAATATCGGCTTTATGCGTTTTCTTGCCGCCTGCGTTGCATTGGCGGTACAGGTAGCCGCATTGCCGGGGATCATTACCACCGCGTTAGGTATCCATTTGGCGCCGGCCAACTCGGCGATGATCAGTATCGCTTTTGCCTGCGTGCTTTGCGGTATCAACCTGATTTCGGTAAAAGTGATGTCGGTGTTTACCCGCGTGAGCAGCTGGCTGGTATTGGCGGCGTTAATCAGCTGCATCCTGGTCTCTTTCAGCCATTTCGACCTGGCTAATTTTACCGATGTGCCAGGGTTGGTACCGCAGTCGACCGGGGTTGAAGTACCGGCGTTTGGTCATCTGACCTCGGCGGAGTTTTCAGGCGGATTCCTGCTGTTGTTTTACGCGATGGTGGGTTTCGAGAATATCGGCGTGGCCTCGCAAGATATGGAAAACCCTACCCGCGACATCCCACGGGCGATCATTCTGGTGCTGTTGTCGGTCACGGCACTCTATTTCCTGCTGTTTGCTTCCATTATCGGGTCCATGGGGGGCGAGCATCTGGCGTCTTCCGATAACTCCGTGGCGGACAGCGTGGGGATGGTTCTGGGCAACGGCGCTCGTGCGGTGATGTCATTAGGATCGGTGGTTGCCCTGTTTGGTATCGGTCTGGCCATGTGCTTTGCCGGGCCGCGTAATCTGGTGCCGCTGGCGGAGGATGGCTTCCTGCCGGAGTCCGCCGGCGCCAATAACAAACGCGGCGTACCGGCCAAATCGATCATTGCGATGTTGGTGGTGACCATTATTTTTATCGTCCTGGCGAATGCCATGTCGAAAGAGTCCTTTGTGCTGCTGGTGGAGGTCGCAACGGTTTGCCGTCTGCTGCAGTATCTGGCGGTGATTGTCGGTATCTTTGTGGTGCGCAAGAAAAAGATGCAAGGGACTTATCGCATGCCGTGGTTCAAGGTACTGGTGCCTATTTGCGTATTGGTTTGCCTCTATCTCGGTTCATGCACCCCACCAACCGTGCTGTTCATTACGCTTGGGTTGATAGTGATTTCCCTGCTGGTGTACTTCTTGTACGCGCTACCGCACGCGAAGCGGGGAGATGACGGCCACCACCATGGCCATCATCACGCGGCTTAA
- a CDS encoding glutamate decarboxylase, translating to MTNQYMPIYSTEVAQHTLSEGKIPESSSCPSSVLNLIKDRLMLDGNEKQNLATFCTTWSEPEVDELMKLGSVKNLIDKELYPETAKIEVCCTKMLAGLWHAPDVNNSIGTSCVGSSEAAMLGGLALKRNWQQKRKAKGLDTSKPNLVTGPVQICWKKFCTYFEIEHREVPIREGALCAHPDDMVNYIDENTIGVVPTFGTTFTLVYEDVLGLSNALDKLQKERGLDIPIHVDAASGSFIAPFVEEQSHIVWDFRLPRVKSINSSGHKYGLAPLGLGWVVWREKQDLPDDLVFYVNYLGGNMATFALNFSRPGGSVIAQYYQLLRLGKEGYSEIQQTCVDTGKFLAHKLADFPEFEMLYSSEGGLPGVVFTLKDDVKGFTLYDLQNQVKQRGWQTAAYPLPSNRQNTIIMRVLIRYGVSTTLMNLLAQDIRNIVDQLKANATTHESVLC from the coding sequence ATGACTAATCAATATATGCCTATCTATTCCACTGAGGTGGCCCAACACACTTTATCGGAAGGGAAGATCCCAGAATCATCCAGCTGCCCGAGTTCTGTTTTGAATTTGATTAAAGATCGTTTAATGCTAGACGGCAATGAAAAACAGAATTTGGCGACGTTCTGCACCACCTGGTCAGAGCCCGAAGTGGACGAGTTGATGAAGCTGGGATCGGTAAAAAACCTGATTGATAAAGAGTTGTACCCAGAAACGGCAAAAATTGAAGTGTGCTGTACAAAAATGCTGGCGGGGTTGTGGCATGCGCCAGACGTGAATAATTCGATTGGTACTTCCTGTGTGGGGTCCAGCGAAGCGGCAATGTTGGGCGGTCTGGCGCTGAAACGTAACTGGCAGCAAAAACGCAAGGCGAAAGGGCTGGACACTTCCAAGCCAAACCTGGTCACTGGCCCGGTACAGATTTGCTGGAAAAAATTCTGTACCTATTTTGAGATTGAGCACCGCGAGGTGCCCATCCGCGAAGGCGCCCTGTGCGCTCACCCCGACGACATGGTTAATTACATCGATGAAAATACCATCGGTGTGGTGCCTACCTTCGGGACGACCTTTACGCTGGTGTACGAAGACGTACTTGGCCTGTCCAATGCGCTGGACAAGCTACAGAAAGAGCGTGGCCTGGATATTCCGATCCACGTTGATGCGGCATCCGGCAGCTTCATTGCGCCTTTCGTCGAAGAGCAAAGCCACATCGTATGGGACTTCCGTCTGCCGCGCGTAAAATCCATCAACTCTTCCGGTCATAAATACGGCCTGGCCCCGCTGGGCCTGGGTTGGGTGGTATGGCGTGAAAAACAAGATTTGCCTGACGATCTGGTGTTCTACGTGAACTATCTCGGCGGCAACATGGCGACTTTCGCCCTCAACTTCAGCCGTCCCGGCGGTTCCGTCATTGCTCAGTACTACCAACTGCTGCGACTGGGCAAAGAAGGTTATTCCGAGATCCAGCAGACCTGTGTGGATACCGGCAAGTTCCTGGCGCATAAATTGGCCGACTTCCCAGAATTTGAAATGCTCTACAGCAGTGAAGGGGGGTTGCCTGGCGTGGTCTTTACCCTGAAAGACGATGTAAAAGGCTTCACCCTGTATGATTTGCAAAACCAGGTGAAACAGCGCGGTTGGCAAACGGCGGCATACCCCCTGCCGAGCAACCGTCAAAACACCATCATCATGCGCGTTCTGATCCGCTACGGCGTCAGCACCACATTGATGAATCTGCTGGCGCAGGACATCCGCAACATCGTTGACCAGCTAAAGGCCAACGCCACTACCCATGAGTCCGTGCTCTGCTGA
- the gltX gene encoding glutamate--tRNA ligase — translation MSVRTRFAPSPTGFLHVGGARTALYSWLYARHNHGKFILRIEDTDVEREKEGAVDAILDSMKWLGMYWDEGPFYQTKRLERYNEVVDQLLASGQAYRCYCSEERLNALKAKQEKNKENFIYDRHCLHHLGHDPSLPHVVRLKSPQQGIVAWDDMIRGRIEFSNSEFDDFIIRRTDGWPTYNFCVVVDDIDMQMTHIIRAEEHINNTPKQIYVYRALGLEPPVFAHVSPILGDDGKKLSKRHGAANVMQYQEEGFLPEALRNYLVRLGWGYQDKEIFSLDEMISLFDINNVSNSPSAFNTEKLLWLNKHYIATATAEHLLPDLQWQLQRLAISTEDGPPLARLAELLKTRARTMKEMAEACRSYYGEYQCHNQETYEQLLASAHPTVFCEIYQRFSTINDWQSAEINQVIGDISKEYGTSLKDINMPLRLFILGAKDTPSLNDCLAVLGKEKTLTRLHAAIEKMSCK, via the coding sequence ATGAGCGTAAGAACAAGGTTTGCGCCCAGCCCAACGGGTTTTTTACACGTCGGCGGGGCAAGAACAGCTCTCTATTCCTGGCTCTATGCACGCCATAATCACGGCAAATTTATTCTGCGTATTGAAGATACCGACGTGGAACGGGAAAAGGAGGGCGCGGTCGATGCCATCCTGGACTCGATGAAGTGGTTGGGTATGTATTGGGACGAAGGCCCCTTCTACCAGACTAAACGCCTGGAGCGGTACAACGAGGTGGTCGATCAACTGTTGGCGTCTGGGCAGGCCTACCGCTGCTACTGCAGCGAGGAGCGCTTGAATGCACTCAAGGCTAAGCAGGAAAAGAACAAAGAGAACTTCATTTACGACCGCCACTGCCTGCATCATCTGGGGCACGATCCCAGCCTGCCCCACGTGGTGCGTTTGAAAAGCCCACAGCAGGGTATTGTGGCCTGGGACGACATGATCCGAGGGCGTATTGAATTCAGCAACAGCGAGTTTGATGACTTTATTATTCGCCGTACCGACGGCTGGCCAACTTATAATTTTTGTGTGGTGGTCGATGATATCGACATGCAGATGACGCATATCATCCGCGCCGAAGAACATATCAATAATACGCCGAAGCAGATTTATGTTTACCGGGCGTTGGGGCTGGAGCCGCCGGTGTTTGCCCATGTCTCGCCAATACTCGGGGATGACGGAAAAAAACTTTCCAAGCGCCACGGGGCGGCCAACGTAATGCAATACCAAGAGGAAGGTTTTTTACCTGAGGCATTGCGTAACTATTTAGTGCGTTTGGGGTGGGGATATCAGGATAAGGAAATTTTCTCTTTGGATGAGATGATCTCTCTGTTCGATATTAACAATGTCAGCAACTCCCCCAGTGCATTCAATACGGAGAAATTACTGTGGCTCAACAAGCATTATATTGCTACCGCCACGGCCGAACATTTATTGCCCGATTTGCAATGGCAGCTCCAACGGCTGGCTATCAGTACGGAAGATGGCCCACCGCTGGCACGGCTGGCCGAGCTGTTAAAAACTCGAGCCAGAACGATGAAGGAAATGGCAGAAGCCTGCCGCAGTTATTACGGTGAATATCAGTGTCACAACCAGGAAACTTACGAGCAGTTGCTTGCTTCTGCACATCCGACAGTTTTCTGTGAAATCTATCAGCGCTTCTCCACGATAAACGACTGGCAAAGTGCCGAGATTAACCAGGTGATTGGCGATATTTCCAAGGAATACGGTACATCGTTAAAAGACATCAATATGCCGTTGCGATTATTCATTCTCGGGGCGAAAGATACGCCATCGTTAAATGATTGCCTGGCCGTATTGGGAAAAGAAAAAACGCTGACTCGCTTGCATGCGGCAATAGAGAAAATGTCGTGTAAATAA
- a CDS encoding transcription termination/antitermination NusG family protein encodes MYSWYLICYRSRLHAKVIDEIERIGVECYMPMKTRLTLRADRKNSFRTHTTPLFPGYLFVRFSPEITHTTLIAKQSSVQGFVRLGREICTVSQNIIDAIRCLSFRLENKDEKLSYIECKNVSPGMLKEIDKIIKVEKPEVRTQTLLQYLSYSIQHPTALLASG; translated from the coding sequence ATGTACTCATGGTATCTCATTTGCTATCGTTCCAGATTACATGCGAAGGTTATTGATGAAATAGAACGTATTGGTGTTGAATGTTATATGCCAATGAAGACCAGGTTAACATTACGTGCCGACCGGAAAAATTCGTTTAGAACTCACACCACTCCATTGTTCCCCGGTTATTTATTTGTGCGATTCTCTCCAGAAATCACTCATACCACTTTAATAGCTAAGCAAAGTAGCGTGCAGGGATTTGTTCGTTTGGGAAGAGAGATTTGCACCGTCTCTCAGAATATTATTGATGCTATCAGATGTCTTTCTTTTCGATTAGAGAATAAGGATGAAAAATTAAGCTATATAGAATGCAAAAATGTTTCCCCTGGCATGTTGAAAGAAATAGATAAAATAATAAAGGTGGAAAAGCCAGAGGTTAGGACTCAAACATTATTGCAATATCTCTCTTATTCAATTCAACATCCAACGGCTTTATTGGCAAGCGGTTAA
- the lpxP gene encoding kdo(2)-lipid IV(A) palmitoleoyltransferase produces MKRPQKFTSALLHPRYWFTWFGLACLFLLVQLPYPLLHKLGVWMGRTSMRFLKRRVSITRRNLELCFPDMDEAQRERKVVGNFESLGMGLLETGMAWFWSDKRVKRWFNVSGINHLKMAQQNQRGVLVIGVHFMSLELGGRAMGLCQPMMAMYRPHNNKAMEWAQTKGRMRSNKAMLDRKDLRGMVHALKRGEAVWFAPDQDYGPRGSVFAPLFAVDQAATTSGTFMLARMAKPALVPVVLIRREKGRGYDLLIQPALENYPIGDEIAAAAYMNKVVEKEIMRAPEQYMWLHRRFKTRPAGAPSLY; encoded by the coding sequence ATGAAGCGTCCGCAAAAATTCACATCGGCCCTGCTGCATCCGCGCTACTGGTTTACCTGGTTCGGCCTGGCCTGCTTATTCCTGTTGGTCCAACTTCCCTACCCGCTGCTGCACAAGCTCGGCGTATGGATGGGCCGCACCTCGATGCGCTTTCTGAAACGTCGCGTTTCAATCACCCGCCGCAACCTGGAACTGTGCTTCCCGGATATGGATGAGGCTCAGCGCGAGCGTAAAGTGGTCGGCAACTTCGAATCCCTCGGCATGGGCCTGCTGGAAACCGGCATGGCCTGGTTCTGGTCAGATAAGCGCGTCAAACGTTGGTTCAACGTTTCCGGCATCAACCACCTGAAAATGGCGCAGCAGAACCAGCGCGGTGTGTTGGTGATTGGCGTGCACTTTATGTCGCTGGAGCTGGGTGGCCGTGCCATGGGCCTGTGCCAGCCAATGATGGCGATGTACCGCCCGCACAATAATAAAGCGATGGAATGGGCGCAAACCAAAGGTCGCATGCGTTCCAACAAGGCGATGCTCGATCGCAAAGATCTGCGCGGCATGGTTCATGCCCTCAAGCGCGGCGAGGCCGTATGGTTCGCCCCGGATCAAGACTACGGCCCACGCGGTAGCGTGTTCGCTCCATTGTTCGCCGTCGATCAGGCGGCCACCACCAGCGGTACCTTTATGCTGGCGCGCATGGCCAAGCCGGCGCTGGTGCCGGTGGTTCTGATCCGCCGCGAGAAGGGTCGGGGTTATGACCTGCTGATCCAACCGGCGTTGGAAAATTATCCTATCGGCGATGAAATTGCCGCAGCGGCTTACATGAATAAAGTGGTGGAAAAAGAGATCATGCGCGCTCCTGAGCAATACATGTGGCTGCATCGTCGCTTTAAAACCCGGCCGGCCGGCGCACCGTCGCTGTACTGA
- a CDS encoding CTP synthase: MKAQVRIALVGDYQPQAVSHQAIPIALQLTAKHLNVDIQSHWLPTESITDTSVLQRYDAIWVVPGSPYNHDDGAFLAIRHAREQNVPFLGSCGGFQYAIVEYARNVMGWHDAGHAETDNGGRLVIAPLSCSLVEKSGAIIFQPNTLAARVYGKLETSEGYHCNFGVNPEFVADLQRHPLIISGHDSEGDVRSVELPGHRFYAATLFQSERAALRNELSPLVVELIRTAATA; encoded by the coding sequence ATGAAAGCTCAAGTCCGTATTGCTCTGGTCGGTGACTACCAACCCCAGGCCGTTTCTCACCAGGCCATCCCCATCGCTCTCCAACTCACCGCCAAACACCTTAACGTCGATATTCAATCCCACTGGCTGCCCACAGAAAGCATTACCGACACGTCGGTCCTGCAACGCTATGATGCCATCTGGGTGGTGCCTGGCAGCCCGTACAATCATGACGACGGTGCCTTTCTGGCTATCCGCCATGCGCGCGAGCAAAACGTTCCCTTCCTCGGATCTTGCGGTGGTTTCCAATATGCGATCGTAGAGTACGCCCGTAACGTGATGGGTTGGCACGATGCCGGGCATGCGGAAACCGACAACGGGGGTCGGTTGGTGATCGCCCCCCTGAGCTGTTCGCTGGTCGAAAAAAGCGGTGCCATTATTTTCCAACCCAATACGCTGGCAGCCCGTGTCTACGGCAAGCTGGAAACGAGTGAAGGCTACCATTGCAACTTCGGCGTCAACCCGGAATTTGTCGCCGATCTGCAACGACACCCGCTGATAATCAGCGGCCACGACAGTGAAGGTGATGTTCGCTCGGTAGAGCTACCGGGACACCGTTTTTACGCCGCCACGCTGTTTCAGTCCGAACGTGCGGCATTGCGGAACGAGCTTTCGCCACTGGTGGTGGAACTGATCAGGACCGCGGCAACGGCCTGA
- a CDS encoding LrgB family protein, translating into MNDFILSLACFLATLALYFANKKLYRRRRSLLLMPLVLTPMILVLLLVVTHISYQDYIGETHWLLWLLGPATIAFAVPVYENLHIIRRHWLSLSAGVLTAVCVAVYSSVWLARLLTLPEEVQRSLAVRSITTPFALEAARQMGGQPDLVALFVVITGVFGMAVGDILFLRLSVRSSLAKGAGLGASSHGAGTAKAYEMGQEEGVVSSLVMMLAGIITVIAAPLIGQLMW; encoded by the coding sequence ATGAATGATTTTATCCTTAGCCTCGCCTGCTTTCTGGCGACCCTGGCGCTGTACTTCGCCAATAAAAAACTTTACCGACGCCGTCGTTCCCTGTTGCTGATGCCGCTGGTGCTGACGCCGATGATCCTGGTGCTGCTGCTGGTGGTGACCCACATCTCCTACCAGGACTACATCGGTGAAACGCACTGGCTGCTGTGGCTGCTGGGGCCGGCCACCATCGCCTTCGCGGTGCCGGTGTATGAGAATTTGCATATCATACGCCGCCATTGGTTGTCGCTAAGCGCCGGGGTGCTGACGGCGGTGTGCGTGGCGGTTTACAGTTCGGTGTGGCTGGCGCGCCTGCTGACGTTACCGGAAGAAGTGCAACGCAGCCTGGCGGTGCGCTCCATCACCACGCCGTTTGCGCTGGAAGCCGCCAGGCAGATGGGCGGCCAGCCGGATTTGGTGGCGCTGTTTGTGGTGATCACCGGAGTGTTCGGTATGGCGGTGGGCGACATCCTGTTTCTGCGTCTGTCCGTGCGCAGCAGCCTGGCGAAAGGGGCCGGGCTGGGGGCCTCGTCGCACGGCGCCGGTACCGCGAAAGCCTATGAGATGGGGCAGGAAGAAGGCGTAGTATCCAGCCTGGTGATGATGCTGGCAGGGATTATCACGGTGATTGCCGCCCCACTGATAGGGCAACTGATGTGGTGA